Below is a genomic region from Scyliorhinus canicula chromosome 2, sScyCan1.1, whole genome shotgun sequence.
TTTTTAAGATTGGGATATTGCCAGACCAGGAGCCAGAGTAGGTGACCATGCAGTGGGGTGATGGGTAAATGAGACTGGTGTGTTCGGATACTGGTTACAAAGTTTTGGTtgagctcaagtttatggagggtagataATAAAAGGTTGTCTGAAGTACATTGCAACAAGAGGTAACACGTGCATAGttcagggtttcagcagcagatgagtggAGACTAGAATGGAGTCTGGTGACGTTATAGAGGCAGTCTTGGTAATGACAGGGATATATGGTAGGAAACTCATTTCCAGGTCAGATACGACACAGGTGAACAGGCTGGTTTGGCGGATAAATATGTGCTAGGGAGAGGGCTGTGGAACAGAGTTTGTAGGTAGCCGTTGACTTATCTAATCCTGGTTGTCGGACAAGCAGTGTGACAAATTAGAGACAATGGAAAGGATCGAGAGGTGGTggcccagtgggtagcactgctgcctcacggcgctgcggacccgggtttgatcccggtcagtgtcaccgtccgtgtggaatttgcatgttctctccgtgcctgcgtagGTCACAgcctcacaacccaaagctgtgcagagtaggtggattggccatgctaaattgccccttaattggaaacaaaataattaggtactctaaatttattataagaaaagagaggggtggagaggtagaGTTGGGTCTGCATATGTATGAAAACTACCACTCTTTTCCAATGATGTCACAAGAGGGAAAAAGGTAAATGACAAGTACAGGGAGCCTAAGATAGATCCTTGTGGACTTCAGGTAATGGCATGGGAACAGGGAGAGGAGCCAAGATGACTGATTCACTGACATGACTTGATAGATAAAACTGGAGCCAGTAGAGCATAGCCACACGCATAGCAAAAGGATGGAGAGGTTTTGGTGGAAAGTGATGTAGTCAGGCATGTAGTCATGTAGTCAGgcaacggggcctcacggtagcatggtggttagcatcaatgcttcacagctccagtggtcccaggttcaattcccggctgggtcactgtctgtgtggagtctgcacgtcctccccgtttgtgcgtgggtttcctccgggtgctccggtttcctcccacagtccaaagatgtgcgggttaggtggattggccatgataaattgcccgtagtgtaaggttaatggggggattgttgggttaccgggtatacggtttacgtgggtttaagtagggtgatcattgctcggcacaacaccgagggccgaagggcctgttctgtgctgtactgttctatgttctatgttaaagtcTGTTAATGGATTGAATTGGGCAAGAAGGAATATATTTCCATTGTCAGTACAACATAGGAAAACATTTGTGACTGAAGGCTATAACTGTATTATGGTTGGAGTGGAAGCATCATTGGAGGTATGCAAACATATTTCCAGGAATGATGGGCGCAGATTTAACAGGTGATGCCATACCTGTGTCTTATTTTCAGCGACTGAAGTGCAAGGAcgccaaggtctcactgagtatccacccccCTCAATCTGcacccattcagataatctgccttcctatttttttgCCATCCAAGAGGATAACCCCTCAATTATCTAAGTTATACTTGTCTGCCATGCATATACTCACTCAAactgtccaaatcacattgaagcatcTGCATGCTCCTTATtgctcaccctcccaaccaaatttggagatgatatgtttagttcccttgtccaaatcatttatattaaTTTTTTTATCCCACccataaagttacaaagccaatgtgcagagtggacatAGCAAACCcgtaatccatctcattgcttccTCCAAAAACAAATGTGAAATTTTAGCCATTTCattgtctccacaagagagacatacaagatccaagctgacatgGGGGGCTGTATGGGAAGTTGGGTGCTCAACATTTTAATGTGAATAGGATTGAGGGAACAGGAAATTGGTCAGTTTTGGCAGGTGCTTTAGTTTATGTAGTTTAACAGACTGTGATAAATGGCTAAACCTGTTGAACTCCCTAATTGTCTAAGTTCACACCCTTAGACTTaagggagtggggatgaggactGTTCCAAGAAGAGTGCTCAGTAGTTGAGAGAGAACAATGGTTTTAATAGGGACCAGTTCATCATAGGTGGTGCTGAGTGTGATTGAATAGATTACTAGCTGCAGGAAATTTGTGCTGAATAGTGGGCCAGTTGGGAATTTGGAAGTACAGTTTTAAGTGACACTGGGGAGAGTTTTTCCAGGGGTGGTCGTAAAgggaagtgggtgggaggggaatgTAATTGGAGAGTGATGCTAAGTGGTGGCCAGAGATGACCTTGTCTATGACTGACATGATGGAATAGTGAGGCTACTTGAGATGACAAGGTTGAGTATGGGTTTGGGAGTTTTTATGCAGGGAGGATAGAATGGTTGTAAACTCCAGGAAGGAAAACATAATAAGAATTGTGATATTTCTATTACAAGTAACGTGGCTCTTGCATTTCAGGAACAAGCTTTTAAATTAGTGTTAAGTGACCAAATTTTAATATGGTCcaaatgattttttttcacaGACTGAAAAGAGTGCATTGTAATTATTATAGCAGCTTCTAATGTTTGGATTGTAGTATGAtaatcatgtttttttttctagcCGCTTGACTTGGcttctgcacagctcgcagcgtCAAATGGATGGCAGTTAATAACTTCAACACCAACTGTTGTAACAAAAGATACTGCTGGTAATTTTGTGCACATTACTGGACAGGTACCAGGATCTCCAGTCACTGCTTCTGTACCAACAAGTGGACAATATGTTTTACAAAGTTTACAGAACCAGCAGGTGTATGCTGTCGCTCCAGGATCATCCACCGCTCCAACTGGTGTGGTGCCTAGTGTTCAATATCAAGTTATTCCACAAATGCAGACTGGAGATGCGCAGCACTTACAACTGAGCTTAGCCGCTTCTGGTGCAGATGCAGCATTACAGCAAGATGGTAATGGCCAGATTCAAATTATTCCTGGCTCCAACCAAGCAATAATTGCTGGTAAGACTCCTTCAGGCAACATTCTGACTACGCAGAATCTTATGTCACCCGCTGTTTCGGTTCAGATACAGCAGGGCAATGCTCAAGTCCCTGTGCAGATTCAAGGAGTAGCTTACAGTGGTGCATCTTATCCTAATCAAGCTCAACTTCTTACTAATGTTCCTGTTGGATTAACAGGAAATGTTGCCTTTGTACCCATTGGAAACGTTGATGTTGATTCTCTCGGAACAGCACCTACTTCAGAGCCCCTGACTCCAAGTAATGCTGCAGCAATTACTACGTCAAGCCCGATGATTATACCTGTTTCATCAGAAGCTATAAATAACATAGATACCTCAGCAAGGACAGATGAGCAAAGCATCACTGGAGCTGTGCAGAACTCCGTTTCTCGTGAGTCTAACACTAATATAGCTTCATTTGTGCCAGCCACTTCAGTGAGCCATATGGTTGTTCCTGATGACCATATTGATGATGTACAGCAAGTTTCCTCCGGTATTAATTCTGCTGAAACCTCTGATCAGATACAGGCAACAGATGTACTTCATGTGAATCCGACTACTGTTGATCATACACAGTTACAAGACATACAAGCGTCAACCTCGCAAACAGCTGACCATATTCAATTTCAGTCACATCAGCAATTTACAGTTCAGCCACAGATTGTTCAGAGTATTCCACAACAGACAATACAAACAATTGCAGGACAAACAATTAGTGCTCAAGCCGTTCCTCAGCAAGCTTTGCAGAATCTCCAATTACAAGTTGTACAAAATGCAGGCTCCCTAATATTGCGAGCCCCAACATTGACTCCATCTGGAGAAATTACTTGGCAAACCTTTCAGGTGCAGAATATCCAGAACTTGCAAAATGTGCAAATTCAGAATGCACCAACCCAGCAGATAACTCTGACACCGGTGCACACTGTCACGTTGGGCCAAGTAGCATCCAGTGGGGCATTAACACCAATTGCACCAGCTCCATTAACTGTTAGTAGCCCACAATTGCAGACAGCAACTGTGAATTCATTCACTTCTTCAAGCATTCAGTTGCAACATGGTGCACACAATTCAAGTAAGTATTTGAATTAACTTGACTTGTAATTAAATccattaaaaacatttataatgtTTGAATCTGTTATATGCTCCAATGTCCTATTTGTGGTTTTCCTGTGTCATGCCATGTCAATGTGCAACCTACCTTCAAGATACTGCCATTGCTGGCCGAAATAGGAGTGCTAGCTGGTGTGAGAGCCACTTTCGATGTTTTGTGTTTCTTGGACATACCTGGCTGTCCTATTGGCTATGATTTATGACTCTTGTTTATCTTAACTGCTGTTTTGCTGCTGGGAGAGCATTTAGACTCCAGGGTACACTGCCACCCAGTTTAATGTTATAACCTCTTAAATAATATATAGAAGTGCATGTATGTACATTCTTCCTTTTGTATTCCATTCCCCATCAAATAATCAGCTTTCCATTGCCTTCCGAATCGCTTTGTGTCTGCAAACGAACTatttgattcatgtaccaggacatctagaaccctctgtaccgcagagttctgcaatctctattaaataatatgctgctttcCTATTCATCCTACCGAAGtgggcaagttcacattttcccatcatgtactccatctgccaaatttttgctcGCTCAGTTAACCTATCTATAACCGTTGAAAGCTCCtctgtcctcttcacagcttactttcctaccatatttgtgtcatcagcaaatttagcaactgtACATTCGGTCctatccaagttgttaatatagaCCGTAAATAGTTGACACCCgcattgatccctgaggcaccTCACTCCTAAcattttgccaacctgaaaatggccCATTTATGCCGACTGTTTCCTGTTGAtaaaccaatcctccatccatgctaatcTGTTAGCCCTATACCATGAACTCTTATTTGCATAGTACCCTTCAAAGTGGCACCGTGTCAAATTCCTTCTGAAAATTTGAGTGTACACATCCACAGTTTCCCATTTATCTGCATTGTCTGTTACTTCCTCTAGGAACTCAAATCAATTAGTCCAACATTATTTTTCTTTCAcaacaccatagaacatagaacagtacagcacagaacagacccttcggccctcaatgttgtgccgaaccatgatcacttATTAGTGATCATGATCattagcatttatgctaaccaccatgctaccctgctgcccctgttgatTCATTGAGATTTTACCCTCTATAACGTCCTTAATAATAGATCCCAGGATTTTCCCGATGACCGATTAAgcttaactggcctgtagtttcctgcattCTGTCCCCCTCATTCCCTTGAATAtagatttgctattttccaatctgatgagACTTTTCCTCAATCTAGGGAAATTAAATCCAATGCCTCTACACTCAGCAGTCAGTTCTTTTAAGACCCAAGAATAATGTCCACCAGGACTTCTGATTTGTCAGCTTTTGGTCTAATAATTTCCGCGCCCTCCGCCACAGTCTATAcccaccgtccatgttccccgggacaaatcgatgattgccgcagattggggttcacaccgatgctctcacttccgctatatgcctcctccactggccccagatctgcAAAGCCggcaccactatagggctggtggagtgacAGAGTCGCCGTAACCAGGgccgccaaactggtgcccccgcATGATgcagcctccatctgctcccagacCAACCCTGTGTCcagcatccatttccttatcatcgctatgttggccgcccagtagtagttgctaaagtttggcaacaccagccccctcctcccctctgcaaCTTTTGAAcatcatcttcctcaccgcccagaAAAACCTTGGGATGAAAATGGGGCAACACTGAAATACGAACAAGAATCTCtggagaatcgtcatcttgacggactgcaccctccacgctagtgacagcgggagcgcatcccaactccgaacctcctccatcactcgttccaccaatcgggacaggttgagcttatgcaacctgccccagtcccgtgccacctgtatccccaagtatctaaagctttctcctaccagtctgaatggcaaccccttcagtctactctcctgccccctcgccagaATTACGAACAACACGcacttagccatgttcaatttatatcctgaaaaccggccaaattccctcaggatttccatgatGCCATCCATCCCTGCCATTGGGTCCGCTACGTATAACAACAGGTCATTCGCGTATAACGAGTCTTtatgtccccccccacccccgaccagtcctttgaagctctcagagcaattgccagcggctctatggccagcgcaaacaacagtggggagagaggacagccctgtcttgtcctgcGGTGTagtctgaagtaatctgatgtCGCTCTGTTTGTTCTTAGaccaggccccagaggctagtcGAACAGcctagcctaacccagtcaatgaacccctccccgaacccaaaccttcccagcacctcccacaatcccactcgacccagtcaaaagccttttccgcatccatagctatcactatctctgcctccctgctctccgggggcatcatgatcacattaagcagccaTCTTAGATTGGCCGTCAGTTGcctaccctttacgaacccagtttggtcctccacaattgcgtcggtacacagtcctcaattctagtcaccaagatcttggccagtaacttagcgtccgcgttgatcaaagagatcggtcTATAagacccacaggcctccgggtctttatcctGTTTCAGAATAAGCAAAATattggcctgcgacatcgtcgggggtaggacccctctgtctcttgcctcgtttaaaaaccctgaccagcactggccccactatctcggcaaactttttgtaaaattccaccggatactcatccgggctttacccgactgcatgaccttcagcccCCCAGAACCTCTTCGATCccaaccagggcccccagtccgtctacCAACCCCCGACCCACTCTTGGGAATGTCAGTCCATCCAGGAATCGTTTCATCCACTACGGTCCTCTGGAGGGTTCCAAAGTGTATAGCTTACTATAAAATTCCctgaacaccttgttcagccctgccaggTCACCCACtagatttccctccccatccgctatccttttctatctccctagccgcttctctcttccttagttgttgcgcgagcattctgctggccttctctctatGCTCATATATCGCACCttttgcctttctaagctgctctacagccttgcctgtagtcagcaccccgaactcggcctgctgcctctgtcgtttcctgagtaactctggggACTCCATGTAGCTCTTGGCCGTCCGTAAAATTTCCTGAACCATTCGGTCCGTTTCTGTCCtatccctatgggcccggattgagatcagctcccctctcaccactgcctcccgTGCCTCCCAGaacaccgctgctgagacttctccggtatcatttacctgcaggtaattctgcaggCATCTGCTgagtctctcacacaccgcctcgtcagCAAGCAGTCCAACttccaacctccattgtgggcgctggaagTTATCCTTACAAATCCGTAGGTCTACCCAGTGGGGAGCATTGTCCGATatggtaattgccgaatattctgcccccaccattccggccagcacgtccctactcatgacaaagaaatcaattcgggAGTACACCTTATGGTCGTGTGcgtagaatgaaaactccctcGCCGatggccggctaaatctccatggatcagctccccccatttgctcaagaaccctctcagttcctttgccatcgttgGCAACCTGCCTGTTTTTGAAGACGACCTATCCAGGCTCAGGTCCAGGACTCTGTTAAAGTCCCAGCCCATGATCAGTTTGCGTGAGTCCAAGTCGGAGATCTTCCCTAGCAACCTCCTGGTAAAATCCACagcgtcccaattaggggcatacacactgaccaagactactctcaccccttcgagcttacccctaatCCTAACAAATCTGGCACCCCCGTCCGCaactccgcctcaaattgaactcttttttttttattaatgtgGATCGCAACCCCCCCTAGTCttagtgaaagacctgactaacccatcccttcctcaacctaacctggtctgacactttcaggtgcgtcttctACAGCATGACTACGTCCACCTTCAGAAtccgcaaatgcgcgaacacacatgccctcttcacatgcccatttagccctctaatattccaggtgatcagcctggttggggggcactttgCGCCCCCACCCACCTGCTTTGccggtcagccatcccctttccttggccagccccccccaGCCATATGTCGtgcttcctctggcccgcctcctagctggctccacccatgacctcctcactgttgccatgtcCAGTTTCCATCCTCTTCAgcagatcaaccccccccccccccccccccccaaaacaccatcctaccacctaacccctgctctagtcTAACTgtataaatcccccccccccccccattgactaACCCAGCCAGCTTGTTTGGTGGCTCCCCGCTTCGACGCCAGTGCAACTCTCACCTATTGTTCCctggctccccctccccttgTCCATCCATACCCTGCTTAAacacactctatacaagtcaaaGACATCCCCTACAATAGTGCAATTTAGATCAAACCGATAGAGATAAGAAGTACCAGGCACTctcagcccttcccctccacacacacaaaaagATTGCAAAAAATTCCCCCGAAACCCCCATTATAACCACACCTTTTTtagctattttattttttattttcccccCCTATTGAGCCTCCAACCAAACAAGAGaccccaaaaaggaaacattgaggcaaaacacaaaaaagaacaagaaaaacacATCTCAACCAAAATACATCAACCTAAAAATGTCGAAAAAACGAAAAGAACAGATCCAAGCATGCAGGCATCTCTCAAagcgagagagaaacaaaatagaCTTAATAGTGCTACCATGAGTCCAAGAGTTCTCAGCTCagagccagcccttgcttcttaacaaagtccatcacctcctcgggttcctcgaaatagttgTGCTGGCTCTCATATGTAACCCACAGTCGTGCCGGAAAAGCAGcctgaatttcaccttgtttttgtacaaaatctccttcacctgcaTGGAGCctcccctccttctggccacttcagtgctcaggtcttggtaaacatgCAGGGTGCTATTGTCCCAGGTACAGCTTCGTGTGCGCTTGGCCCATTGCAGAACctactccttgtccaggtacctgtggaaccggaccaccatcgcTCGTGCAGGACCCCCTCgccgcggctgcctcacctgcactctgtatgccctgtccaccaccggcgggcgAGGGAGCACCtttttccccagcagcttctgaaacataccctccacatacgCGGCGccatccagcccctcagccccctccaggaggccaacaattcttacACTCTGCCGGCGATTTGttggccagctcctccagcctttccaggagcATTTATTTTGCTGATCCCtcagcctccgaatctccacGTCCGCCACCGTTTTGAAAGTCTGCTTGCTCCTCCACCGTCTTCTCCAGcttctggagcttctcagcctgatcatccagccttttttccaATCAGTCCATCGATGGAGTGGCTCCAAATTATCGTGCTTCAGAGCTGAAAAGCCCTCCTGCATGTCCtgtagcagctgctccattgtcgaCTGGGCTGTCGGCGCCTTGCTCTGGACATCGGCCATATTGGTCTCCCTCACAGCCTCCACCGTGCCCTTGTTTGACCACttctgtttacggtccctccggcttcttaagtccatacaactctgtatgggttcaatgcctgagtactattgctttccagttccgcgctcaaaagcgcaaGAAAGACGGGGGAAATGTCCAAAAGTCTGACCGAAACGGGAGCCactaaatgtgcgacctactccttcgtagtcgccaccggaagtgctatcttttcttttttaaatacttGTAGAAACTCATCTggttttttaaatagtttttgTTCGATTTCAGTCATACTTTAATTTCTCCCTCATTATTCTTTTAGTTCTTTAGCTTTTAAAGTATTATGTCCAATTTTATGATCTGTCACCATGTTTCTTGAAATTATacactttttttccccttttatttgATACTATTTATAACTTCCTTACGTAGCCATGGGTGATACTCCCTTTCCCTAGAGTTTTCATTTCTTTCTGGAATGTATCTGCTGAGTATTATGAAATATCTCCTATCTGCCACTGTACCTCTGCTTACCTGCCCCTTAACctaatttcccagttcactttagccagctgTCTTTATATATCTTCATAATTTACCCATAATCTTAGACCCATTcatctctccctcagactgaatgtgaaattcagtcATGTTATTGTTACCTTGGGATGGTTTTACTATGAGGTAATTTAATTGATCCTATcgcattgcacaatacaaggcctAAATCGCTTGCTGTCTGGTTGGCGCTAGCAACTGTTGCTCTAAGAAACTTTCCCGAAAACACTCTAGCATCTCATATTCCATTACCGTTGCCAATCTGTTTCGCCAACTTAATCTATAGATTAAAATTACCCATGATTAGCACTGTACCTTTCTCTCATTCCACCATTGTTTCTTCCTGTATACCCCATCTTCAAGTAGTTACTGTTAGGGGGCCAATCAACTATACCCATAAGTGACTTTCTACCATTACTAGTTCTTGCCCCTTTCCAAACTGATTTAACATATTAATCTTTAGAATGAATGTctccttctaataataataatctttaatagtgtcacaagtaggctcacattaacatgaagttactgtgaatatcctttagtcgccacattccggcacctgttcagggacaccgagggagaattcagaatgtccaagttaccatcaagcacgtcttttggagcttgtggaaagaaaccaaagcacgcagaggaaacccaagcaggcacggggaaagcgtgcagactacgcatggacagtgacctaagccgggaatcaaacccgggacctggtgctgtgaagcaactgtgctaaccactgtgctactgtgtcacgaATAGCATTCTTAATTAATGGACCGATATAAAAGCATGTTGACGGTTATTTTAAGGCATTGAGTTAATAGCAAAGCTTAGAGAAacatttttttagaaaatattttattgaggcatttataattttaacaattttcaacatcaaatttcaataaaaaacAATCACAATTTTTCTCtcagaagtcgatgaacggctgccacctcagtAAACCCCTGCcacgaacccctcaaggcgattTAAATTTTTTACagtctgagaaaccctgccatgttgcGAACACACACCCCTGACTTTGACGACTCCGAATCCCTCCACCCTAGTAAGATTCACCTTCgggtcaccagggaggcaaaggccaagacatcagcctctcttgcTCCCACGTCTTCCAACACACCGAAgctcgctacctctggacttgaACCCACCCTCATTTGTaatacctctgacatgacgtctaaaaacccctgccagaaacccctcggCCTTGGACATgcgccaaaacatatggacatggttcacaggATCCCCCGCACCTATCCCccatctcctcaaagaacctgctcatctgagcCAGAGTCATGTGTGCCTGTAGATCACCTTAaactatcaggctgagcctggcgagTGACGAGGGTGCATTAACACTCgaggcctcctcccataatccagtctccaactccccacccagctcctcttcccactttctcttcgccTCCccatcctgtagcccctggggtggcaggtacgggaaggtcgaaacctgcctccgcacaaaatccctcacctgcaggtactggaaccCAATTCCCCCTGGCAACCCAAATTCCTCCTCCAGGCTCAGGAAACCCTCATCAGTAAAGAGctccccaaatctctcgatccctgccagCACCCACCTCCGGAGCAAACTGTTGGTTatcacatatcggtgcccacaccgatgccccctcta
It encodes:
- the sp3a gene encoding transcription factor Sp3a isoform X2, with translation MTAPEKPVKQEEMAALDVDKQSEYLQHRNAGAQPSPLALLAATCSKIGSPPSETVGATTTVGTGLPLDLASAQLAASNGWQLITSTPTVVTKDTAGNFVHITGQVPGSPVTASVPTSGQYVLQSLQNQQVYAVAPGSSTAPTGVVPSVQYQVIPQMQTGDAQHLQLSLAASGADAALQQDGNGQIQIIPGSNQAIIAGKTPSGNILTTQNLMSPAVSVQIQQGNAQVPVQIQGVAYSGASYPNQAQLLTNVPVGLTGNVAFVPIGNVDVDSLGTAPTSEPLTPSNAAAITTSSPMIIPVSSEAINNIDTSARTDEQSITGAVQNSVSRESNTNIASFVPATSVSHMVVPDDHIDDVQQVSSGINSAETSDQIQATDVLHVNPTTVDHTQLQDIQASTSQTADHIQFQSHQQFTVQPQIVQSIPQQTIQTIAGQTISAQAVPQQALQNLQLQVVQNAGSLILRAPTLTPSGEITWQTFQVQNIQNLQNVQIQNAPTQQITLTPVHTVTLGQVASSGALTPIAPAPLTVSSPQLQTATVNSFTSSSIQLQHGAHNSSVQIKEEEDDSESWQLAPQPSTVTNVGAATVLGSSDLAQVSVNLDEDGNDQQYQPGKRLRRVACTCPNCKDVLGRSSNNLGKKKQHICHFPGCGKTYGKTSHLRAHLRWHTGERPFVCNWIFCGKRFTRSDELQRHRKTHTGEKKFVCPECSKRFIRSDHLSKHIKTHQNKRANLSSHNSAAISSMEVTSASDVGILTSGGTIMSPVIASIQQGHMEGIGTDHSDDANTEEMLHNTDIQLVTIGGDDCLD
- the sp3a gene encoding transcription factor Sp3a isoform X1: MTAPEKPVKQEEMAALDVDKQSEYLQHRNAGAQNIQPSPLALLAATCSKIGSPPSETVGATTTVGTGLPLDLASAQLAASNGWQLITSTPTVVTKDTAGNFVHITGQVPGSPVTASVPTSGQYVLQSLQNQQVYAVAPGSSTAPTGVVPSVQYQVIPQMQTGDAQHLQLSLAASGADAALQQDGNGQIQIIPGSNQAIIAGKTPSGNILTTQNLMSPAVSVQIQQGNAQVPVQIQGVAYSGASYPNQAQLLTNVPVGLTGNVAFVPIGNVDVDSLGTAPTSEPLTPSNAAAITTSSPMIIPVSSEAINNIDTSARTDEQSITGAVQNSVSRESNTNIASFVPATSVSHMVVPDDHIDDVQQVSSGINSAETSDQIQATDVLHVNPTTVDHTQLQDIQASTSQTADHIQFQSHQQFTVQPQIVQSIPQQTIQTIAGQTISAQAVPQQALQNLQLQVVQNAGSLILRAPTLTPSGEITWQTFQVQNIQNLQNVQIQNAPTQQITLTPVHTVTLGQVASSGALTPIAPAPLTVSSPQLQTATVNSFTSSSIQLQHGAHNSSVQIKEEEDDSESWQLAPQPSTVTNVGAATVLGSSDLAQVSVNLDEDGNDQQYQPGKRLRRVACTCPNCKDVLGRSSNNLGKKKQHICHFPGCGKTYGKTSHLRAHLRWHTGERPFVCNWIFCGKRFTRSDELQRHRKTHTGEKKFVCPECSKRFIRSDHLSKHIKTHQNKRANLSSHNSAAISSMEVTSASDVGILTSGGTIMSPVIASIQQGHMEGIGTDHSDDANTEEMLHNTDIQLVTIGGDDCLD
- the sp3a gene encoding transcription factor Sp3a isoform X3, giving the protein MTAPEKPVKQEEMAALDVDKQSEYLQHRNAGAQPLDLASAQLAASNGWQLITSTPTVVTKDTAGNFVHITGQVPGSPVTASVPTSGQYVLQSLQNQQVYAVAPGSSTAPTGVVPSVQYQVIPQMQTGDAQHLQLSLAASGADAALQQDGNGQIQIIPGSNQAIIAGKTPSGNILTTQNLMSPAVSVQIQQGNAQVPVQIQGVAYSGASYPNQAQLLTNVPVGLTGNVAFVPIGNVDVDSLGTAPTSEPLTPSNAAAITTSSPMIIPVSSEAINNIDTSARTDEQSITGAVQNSVSRESNTNIASFVPATSVSHMVVPDDHIDDVQQVSSGINSAETSDQIQATDVLHVNPTTVDHTQLQDIQASTSQTADHIQFQSHQQFTVQPQIVQSIPQQTIQTIAGQTISAQAVPQQALQNLQLQVVQNAGSLILRAPTLTPSGEITWQTFQVQNIQNLQNVQIQNAPTQQITLTPVHTVTLGQVASSGALTPIAPAPLTVSSPQLQTATVNSFTSSSIQLQHGAHNSSVQIKEEEDDSESWQLAPQPSTVTNVGAATVLGSSDLAQVSVNLDEDGNDQQYQPGKRLRRVACTCPNCKDVLGRSSNNLGKKKQHICHFPGCGKTYGKTSHLRAHLRWHTGERPFVCNWIFCGKRFTRSDELQRHRKTHTGEKKFVCPECSKRFIRSDHLSKHIKTHQNKRANLSSHNSAAISSMEVTSASDVGILTSGGTIMSPVIASIQQGHMEGIGTDHSDDANTEEMLHNTDIQLVTIGGDDCLD